Proteins found in one Gardnerella vaginalis ATCC 14018 = JCM 11026 genomic segment:
- a CDS encoding GNAT family N-acetyltransferase, whose product MNIKVKEIENKLEKESVSREVLYDLQEWFGMPESTEEYIQDSQEKPFLACYINDKLVGFIVLNATSKDCAEIFVMGIKKKFHRMGVGSVLNKAYEAMARKMGYTYSQVKTVQMGHYKEYDITNHFYIAMGYKELECFPTLWDEWNPCQIYIKYLGV is encoded by the coding sequence TTGAATATAAAAGTAAAAGAAATTGAGAATAAACTAGAAAAGGAATCTGTATCTAGAGAAGTATTGTATGATCTTCAAGAATGGTTTGGAATGCCAGAAAGTACAGAAGAATATATTCAAGATTCACAGGAAAAGCCTTTTCTTGCTTGTTATATTAATGATAAACTTGTTGGGTTTATTGTGTTAAACGCAACCAGCAAGGATTGTGCAGAGATTTTTGTGATGGGTATAAAAAAGAAATTCCATAGAATGGGAGTTGGCTCGGTACTTAACAAAGCATACGAAGCTATGGCAAGGAAGATGGGTTACACATACTCACAGGTAAAAACTGTTCAGATGGGACACTACAAAGAATATGATATTACAAATCATTTTTATATCGCGATGGGATATAAAGAATTGGAATGTTTTCCAACTTTATGGGATGAGTGGAATCCGTGTCAAATATATATTAAATATCTAGGAGTGTGA